A window of Cryptomeria japonica chromosome 3, Sugi_1.0, whole genome shotgun sequence contains these coding sequences:
- the LOC131069214 gene encoding ethylene-responsive transcription factor ERF012-like, whose protein sequence is MKIPVAERTHDAFPLHSACGRNKTSSPKTTAYETLAKLDCRRRSSSMEPGKRSCISLGSYFTPEATARAYDATLLCLRGPHASSFNFPDSQFNSTVLEMAAAQSNPSPHVIRTAAIAVGFEFDSVPARYHYNVEGGKASTHTGQGVNNQQITETVEEEEDMCEANDTKYLLQSHEEISYEERVQMSLLLPEEKEMMQHYDPSEIFPDFSTLDETIFQATRAKTPS, encoded by the exons ATGAAGATTCCAGTTGCGGAACGTACTCATGACGCGTTCCCTCTCCACAGTGCGTGTGGTCGGAATAAAACGAG CTCACCTAAGACAACTGCCTACGAAACTCTCGCGAAGCTTGACTGCAGGAGGCGTTCCAGTTCCATGGA GCCAGGAAAGAGATCGTGCATATCACTGGGCTCATACTTCACTCCTGAAGCTACAGCTCGGGCTTATGACGCTACATTGTTGTGCCTCCGAGGGCCCCACGCTTCCTCTTTCAATTTTCCAGACTCGCAGTTCAACTCAACTGTATTAGAGATGGCAGCTGCACAGAGCAATCCTTCACCCCACGTTATTCGAACAGCTGCCATTGCGGTTGGGTTTGAGTTTGACAGCGTTCCTGCAAGATACCATTATAATGTGGAGGGTGGAAAAGCCTCAACCCATACTGGCCAAGGCGTTAATAATCAACAGATTACAGAGACAGTGGAGGAAGAAGAAGATATGTGTGAGGCAAATGATACAAAATATCTTCTGCAATCCCATGAGGAAATATCATATGAGGAGAGGGTTCAGATGTCCCTACTTTTACCTGAGGAGAAGGAGATGATGCAGCATTACGATCCATCTGAAATCTTCCCTGATTTCAGTACATTGGATGAAACCATTTTCCAGGCGACACGGGCAAAAACTCCTAGTTAA